The region CGAGCGGCACCGCATGAGCAGGTCGATCAGGTCGTCAGCGGTCTTCTGGTACTGGCCGCGGGTGTCGCGCATGTATCCCCAGGCGTTCGGGCCGATGGTCATGGCGCAGTCCCAGTCGTTGCCCGCGAGCATCTCGAAGCTCTCCGGCAGCTTGCGCTCCCAGCCCTGCTCGTAGTCCCCGAGCAGGGCGCCGTCGGAGTCGAAATGCCGAGCTCCGTGCTCGTCGTTGCGGAACCGCGAGCCGATGATGAGTCCCGGTCGCCGCTCGCGCAGCTCCCGCTCGAGCCGGTGCGTGAACTCGTACGATGCGATCCACGACTCGTCCCACGTGCCGTCGAACCACAGCCCACGGGCAGCCGGATAGCGGTCGAGCAGCTCGAGCAGCTGCGCGCGGGTGTAGTCGAGGAACTCCTGCCAGCCCTGCTTCTCGGCGGCGTCTGACGGAACGCTTCCGATGTAGCCGGGGTGGTGCCAGTCGAGCACCGAGAAGTACAGAAAGACGTCGATGCCCTCGGCGGTGTAGGCATCGACGACCTCGCCGACGAGGTCGCGCTCGCAGGGTGAATGGGCAACGGTGTAGTCCGAATGCTCAGAGGGCCAGAGCGCGAAGCCGTCGTGGTGCTTGGTCGTGAAGATCACATACCGGGCGCCCATGCGCTTGGCCTGTCGTGCCCAGGCCTCGGCGTCGAGCTCTGCCGGATCGAAGCTCTCGTTCAGCCGGTCGTAGGTGTCGGGCCACCCCTCTGGCGCGGAAGGGCCGCGCCACGCGCGGATCCACTCCGGCGCGGCCGCACCCTCGGCGGCGCTCACCCCCTGGTACTCGTTGCCCAGAATCGAGTACAGGCCGAAGTGGATGAACTGCCCCAGACCGTACCGGCGGAACCGGCGCATGGCCTCGTCATCGCGACGGCTCACAAGCGGCCCGTAGGCCACCTGCTGCGCAGGGCCGTCGAGGCGTCGACGACTGGTCCAGGGGGAGGCGACAGGAGTCACGGTCTGTCCGATCGGATGGAAAACGCTTACCATGCAGCTTACCCGGAGTGGGCGCTGCGTGCACCCCCGACTTCGGTGCGCGGGTAGTCTGGCAAGCACGATGAGCATCACGCGCCGAACCCTGCTCGTCGGTGCCGGAGCGGGCGCCGTCGGGCTGCT is a window of Microbacterium esteraromaticum DNA encoding:
- a CDS encoding alpha-L-fucosidase; translated protein: MTPVASPWTSRRRLDGPAQQVAYGPLVSRRDDEAMRRFRRYGLGQFIHFGLYSILGNEYQGVSAAEGAAAPEWIRAWRGPSAPEGWPDTYDRLNESFDPAELDAEAWARQAKRMGARYVIFTTKHHDGFALWPSEHSDYTVAHSPCERDLVGEVVDAYTAEGIDVFLYFSVLDWHHPGYIGSVPSDAAEKQGWQEFLDYTRAQLLELLDRYPAARGLWFDGTWDESWIASYEFTHRLERELRERRPGLIIGSRFRNDEHGARHFDSDGALLGDYEQGWERKLPESFEMLAGNDWDCAMTIGPNAWGYMRDTRGQYQKTADDLIDLLMRCRSMNGNLVVNFGPDGTGRMTEHESDVAEQLGAWVSANGEAVYDAGHVDLDRTGMGWLTGTGERLFLTVINRPVNGVARLRFPSDAERMPVAARLLESGRALEVRLTDLGFDLDAALYCDIIIPSDLTTDRAFVIELVLGEASPTVLDRIDAWM